In Pengzhenrongella sicca, a single genomic region encodes these proteins:
- a CDS encoding Ppx/GppA phosphatase family protein — translation MTRVAAIDCGTNSIRLLVADVDSTAGTLVDLDRRMEVVRLGAGVDRTGRIAPDALERTLDAARRYAGICAERGVERIRFVATSASRDAENRQDFVDGVLAAVGVEPEVIGGQEEALLSFRGATGALGRGHRGPYLVVDLGGGSTELVLGTTSPVAAVSMDVGCVRLTERHLSEDPPTPAEIAAASADVAAALDAAGAVVPFGRTGTLVGLAGTVTTVTAHALKLKSYDPERIDGARLPVDAVLRSCADLLGRTRAERAALPFMHPGRADVIGAGALVWSDIVARVRSDVAVAGGRLTHVVTSEHDILDGIAWSVAG, via the coding sequence ATGACGCGCGTGGCAGCCATCGACTGCGGGACGAACTCGATCCGACTGCTGGTGGCCGACGTCGACTCGACGGCTGGCACGCTCGTCGACCTCGACCGGCGGATGGAGGTCGTCCGCCTCGGCGCGGGGGTCGACCGGACCGGCCGCATCGCCCCCGACGCCCTCGAGCGCACGCTCGACGCCGCCCGCCGGTACGCCGGCATCTGCGCGGAGCGCGGCGTCGAGCGGATCCGGTTCGTCGCGACCTCGGCGTCGCGCGACGCGGAGAACCGGCAGGACTTCGTCGACGGCGTGCTCGCGGCGGTCGGCGTCGAGCCCGAGGTCATCGGGGGGCAGGAGGAGGCGTTGCTGTCGTTCCGGGGCGCGACCGGCGCGCTCGGGCGCGGCCATCGCGGGCCGTACCTCGTCGTCGACCTCGGCGGCGGCTCGACCGAGCTCGTCCTCGGCACGACGTCGCCCGTGGCCGCCGTCTCGATGGACGTCGGCTGCGTCCGGCTGACCGAGCGGCACCTGAGCGAGGACCCGCCCACGCCCGCGGAGATCGCCGCCGCGAGCGCCGACGTCGCCGCGGCCCTGGACGCCGCGGGCGCCGTCGTGCCGTTCGGGCGCACGGGCACGCTCGTCGGCCTCGCCGGCACCGTGACGACCGTGACCGCGCACGCGCTCAAGCTCAAGTCCTACGACCCCGAGCGCATCGACGGCGCCCGCCTGCCCGTCGACGCCGTGCTCAGGTCGTGCGCAGACCTGCTCGGCCGGACCCGCGCGGAGCGCGCGGCGCTCCCGTTCATGCACCCCGGCCGGGCGGACGTGATCGGCGCGGGCGCGCTCGTGTGGTCCGACATCGTCGCCCGCGTGCGGTCCGACGTGGCGGTCGCGGGCGGCCGCCTCACCCACGTCGTGACGTCCGAGCACGACATCCTCGACGGCATCGCCTGGAGCGTCGCAGGCTGA
- a CDS encoding DUF501 domain-containing protein: MLPDPPAPYASGPDVVERDLATLREQLGRVPRGVVGIAARCVCGRPLVVRTAPRLDDGTPFPTTYYLTCPPAVQAVSTLEAGGLMKEWTARLGVEPELAAAYARAHAHYLARREELGHVDEIDGISAGGMPTRVKCLHVLVGHALAAGPGVNPLGDEALALIRPSWNPDRCTC; encoded by the coding sequence CTGCTTCCCGACCCGCCGGCCCCCTACGCGAGCGGACCCGACGTCGTCGAGCGCGACCTCGCGACCCTGCGCGAGCAGCTCGGCCGCGTGCCGCGCGGCGTCGTCGGCATCGCGGCGCGGTGCGTGTGCGGTCGCCCACTGGTCGTGCGCACCGCGCCGCGCCTCGACGACGGCACCCCGTTCCCGACGACGTACTACCTGACCTGCCCGCCCGCCGTGCAGGCGGTCAGCACGCTCGAGGCGGGCGGCCTGATGAAGGAGTGGACCGCGCGGCTCGGCGTCGAGCCCGAGCTCGCGGCCGCGTACGCGCGCGCGCACGCGCACTACCTCGCCCGCCGCGAGGAGCTGGGGCACGTCGACGAGATCGACGGGATCTCGGCCGGCGGCATGCCGACGCGGGTCAAGTGCCTGCACGTCCTGGTCGGGCACGCCCTCGCCGCCGGCCCCGGCGTCAACCCCCTGGGCGACGAGGCCCTCGCGCTGATCCGCCCCAGCTGGAACCCTGACCGCTGCACCTGCTGA